The genomic region GATCAATCAACCTGACGCCGCAGCGGGCACTGGGTGCGATCATAATCATCACCCAAACCATCCCAGGCATAGTTCAAAGCGAACTGGATACGCGAGAAGAAATGGTCCGGCCCAATCTCTTCAAGCAGGTGAGTACTACGGATAGTATCCATAAACTGCTTCTTCATCCGCGCCACCAGAAATTCGATATTGTTCGATTTCAGACGCTCGGCCAGATGGCGCATCACCTCTTCCCCGGTGGAGTCGATCTGGTTGATGCCCTCACCATCGATTACGATGTAACGCAGGTTGGGTTTACTCGCCACTAACTCCAACACCTTGTCCTCAAAGTATCCGGCATTGGCAAAATAGAGCGAACCATCGAAACGCAATAACTGGATATAGTCACTGGTGGGCAGCGGATGCACGCTGATATCCCGCATGGTCCCATCATGATAGCGGGAGAGCACTGCCACGCGCGGGCGCATGGAACGCACGATGAAAAGTGCAATGGAGAGTACCAGACCCACCAAAATACCGATCTCCAGATGCGGTGCCATATAAAGCGTGAGCAACATGGTGACTACCGCCACGATCGCATCCTGCTTTTCAGCTTTCCAGGCATGGATGATCGGTTCAATCTTGATCAAATTGATAACCGCTAGAATGATAACGGAAGCCAGCGTCGCCTGTGGCAGATGGTAGAGCAGCGGAGTCAGGAACAGCAGTGTCAAACCAACCACCAGGCCCGTGACGACCGAGGAGAAACCGGTGACTGCCCCGTTGTCGATATTGACGGCGGAGCGGGAGAAGGAACCGGAAACCGGATAGCCGGAGAAGAGACCGGAGGTGATGTTACTCAGGCCCTGTCCAATCAGCTCCTGGTTGGCATCCAGCTTCTGGCGAGTACGTGCAGCCATCGCCTTGGCAATGGATATGGCCTCCATGAAGCCGATCAGTGAAATGATCACCGCAGTGGCCATCAACTGGGTGGCTATGTCCCAGTCGATGCCGCTGGGTAAGGAGATGGGAGGTAGTCCAGCAGGGATACTGCCCACAACCTTGCCACCCATTCCACCTTCAAAACCGAGCAACCAGGCCCCGACGGTAGTCACCACCACAGCCGCCAGCACGTTGGGGATCTTCGGCATATATTTCTTTAGCCCAACCATAATACCGATGGCCACCACGGCAAATGCCAGCGTCGCCATGTGCGTCCCATCCACGGCCGCAACAAGCACGTTGTAGACTTTCTCATAGTGGTGGGGTGCACTCTCTGCGGTCACGCCGAACAGCTTGCTCAACTGGGAGGTGGCAATGATGATGGCTCCGGCATTCGTGAAGCCGACCACCACGGGGTGGGAGAGCAGATCGACCAGCACGCCAAGACGCAGCAGACCGAGCGAGATTTGA from Gammaproteobacteria bacterium (ex Lamellibrachia satsuma) harbors:
- the sulP gene encoding sulfate permease, whose amino-acid sequence is MGLNDVVAYLRQCFLPFFGWIGELRDGKILKADILAGITVALVLVPQSMAYAQLAGLPAYYGLYASFLPPMIAAFFGSSRQLATGPVAVVSLMTAAALEPIAAANPEGFLIYAVLLALFVGVFQISLGLLRLGVLVDLLSHPVVVGFTNAGAIIIATSQLSKLFGVTAESAPHHYEKVYNVLVAAVDGTHMATLAFAVVAIGIMVGLKKYMPKIPNVLAAVVVTTVGAWLLGFEGGMGGKVVGSIPAGLPPISLPSGIDWDIATQLMATAVIISLIGFMEAISIAKAMAARTRQKLDANQELIGQGLSNITSGLFSGYPVSGSFSRSAVNIDNGAVTGFSSVVTGLVVGLTLLFLTPLLYHLPQATLASVIILAVINLIKIEPIIHAWKAEKQDAIVAVVTMLLTLYMAPHLEIGILVGLVLSIALFIVRSMRPRVAVLSRYHDGTMRDISVHPLPTSDYIQLLRFDGSLYFANAGYFEDKVLELVASKPNLRYIVIDGEGINQIDSTGEEVMRHLAERLKSNNIEFLVARMKKQFMDTIRSTHLLEEIGPDHFFSRIQFALNYAWDGLGDDYDRTQCPLRRQVD